AGGGAGGAGGTGGATCGCCTGACTGTGTGTTAACAACCCGCTCCTTAACATCCTTAAGTCAAAGGGTGTCAAAGATATAGACCAGAACCGGCCTGCCAATGGGTCTAATCTGGCCCACTGGATGGCTTTTTAAAGTGTGAAAATCGCAGAGTAGTTGATTCCGATTCCAAATTTACCCGTTTAATctcagagaaacacaaagttcTTTTCCGTAAATTCACGGCCACATAAtgtcaaattcttttttttttttcttctctcagaaTATTACCCCTCTCTCCTgaatgagtttgacacccctggtcTAGTGCTTTACTCTTTTTGGCTCTGTTACTACAGTCAAAATCTCTTTTATCCTCTAATTTTCTTGTACTTTGTCTTcagcttgtctgtctgtcactattttccttttctccatTAGCAGCAAAGCTATGGGCGCCATTCAGGCATTTGCTGCTCTTGATTAGCAGAGAGATGGACCGTGCCGTCATGCAGCTTTGCCGGTAGTCTTGGCAGCGGGGATAAGCACTCCTGGCAGTGTGCTCACTTGCCCTGACCTTAATTCCCCATTAGAGAGCAGGCAGAACTGTATGGGACAAACAAAAGTGGGATTGTGATTACCAGGGGAAATTCGAAATATTTGTTGCATGGACAAGCAGCTTTATTTTTACTCTTGGCTCTTGTTTATAATCAGTTCTATTGTGAATTTTCTACTTAGCAGAGTGGAAAACTAATCACTGTCATTAATGTGGCTTCAGCAGAACTGGTTGGAAGTTACCTCCTGCTATGTGCTAGGTCAGCAGAGAAAAATGCTATTCAAGTTCCATTAATGAGTGTTGCAAGCGGTtcttaaatcctttttttttttttcttttcctttttttttttcttcccatagTTTGGACAGAATCACCTACACTTCTGGTGGactatatgaatgtgtgttccTCACCGATCCAGAGGTGAAGCTGTTAATTGAAGTCAAAAGTAAGTTGAGTGAATATCACACATACAAGTTGCATTCATTGGTCATTTTAATGTTCATGTCCATATTAACAATGTGGTTTTAACTTGCATGGATTGTTTTTATAGTTATAGATTAGGTAGCCTTTTACTTACAGCAAGCATTATGTgatgttctgtgttttttttaacagtaagtcATGCTGATTATATTATGTTTTGCTTGGGCTGTCCTGGTTGttcatcatctctctctgtgCTGGTGTGCAATTCACCATTTAAGGAAGATGATTGTGTGCCATCTGCACCTGCAGCAGATAGGGGAACAATCAGTAGGGTGGCTGTTTAATAATGAatttaaacagacaaaaatggGAATTGATCATGGGactcaaaacaatattttttttattatcaaggTAGCTCTGGAAACATTCCAATTGTTTCCTGGTTTTGAATTCTTATAGGAAGGTGCCTCAAACTCCAAGATAAACAATTTATAGGaggtcatttatttaaatatacaaacTTTCATATTCTAATTTGAATGTTTCTCTTTTGCTTTAGCACTTCCACATGTTGCTGCCTACAAGCACTCTGAGCATGGCAACGAGAAGGACAAAGGGGTCCTGATCTGTCTGAGCAATGGCTACCCATTGCCTACTGACTGGACCTGGTTCAAAGAACAAGATGGCCATCAAATTGTATGTGTTTCTCAAGCTTGTAATTTCTTAAAATGATTCATGGTGTTTTTGATCTACAGTTTTAAACCAACTTAACATTTAGCCCACTTGACATTTAAGTCACCCTGCTATTTGCAAGTTGCaaaagatgtacagtatatcagtaCTTCaattgttaaatatgaaataagGGAGAATAGTCAGACctgtctttccatttgtgtaACTAACGTTTTGCCTAAAAATTACCATTAGCCTATCGTCAACGGCACTGGCGGGAAATATGAGATAAAGAGCACCCCTAACAAGACCACTCTGGTCATTGAGGACCTTAACATCGAGCAAGACATTGGAGACTATATCTGCTCTGGAACCAACGAGCTTGGCACATCCACCGACAGGATCCACCTGCGTGTCCGCAGTCGCTTGGCTGCTCTCTGGCCCTTCCTTGGCATTGTGGCCGAGGTCATCATCCTGGTGACCATCATCTTCATCTATGAGAAGAGGAGAAAGCCTGATGAGGTTACCGACGGTACGTACGCTGTGCTGCCTCCACCCCTACCTGTTCCATAAATGTTTAGGTTGTCTTCAGGCCGACATTAGCACTATGGCTAGAACACTGCcttctcattcatttcaatgcGACAACTGTTGACAGTGTCATGGGGTTcgagcaacaaaaacaaaaagaggacaAAAGACGAGTCAATGGCAAATCCGTGGATCCTCCAACAGGACTGCCTTTTGCCAGTGCAAGGTCACATGGCTGTTACCTGAACAGGCTCGTTCTGTTTTACCTTGCAAAAATCCAAACAGGATGAAGTGATTAGAGCTGTGATAACTTAGCACTGTTGTCTTGTCTTATAGTGCTATGGAGAGCCCTTGATGCTATTATTGGGCCTCCTATGTAGCTTTTAATCTGAAGCAAGGCTGCTGGTTTTGGTCTTAACAGCTACTTAGAGttgacaattttatttttcaataggCCCCAACCGTTGGTGAATTCTGAAACGTACTGGGCATGTTGCGGTTTATAAGTTTTGGTAGAAGAAAAACACCCTCATATGATGAATAGTTAGCTGCCAGACCTTACATTTTGAGGTTAGATATGGCCATATCCCAACCTGCACTCTGTGTCCTGTTATCATGTGTGGCTAAAAGAAAGTTTGAAGTCTTCCAAAAGATCACAAATGCATCAAACTGTAGACCTTGTTTGCTAAACTGAGTTGAGAAGATTTTCTGCCCTTCAGACTATTAAGGCAGTAAACCAGTAACCTCTTAAGATGGGAATGTATAGACCGTAGTTGCATGCATTTAATAGGGaccgttgttgttgttgttgttattattttcaaaacacagatcAGGAGTTAGCTTCCTCCTTTATgtatcaacactttttttattatttacatttttatttctctgttcGCTGCTGATTTTGCATTTTGGTAAGTGGACAAAACTGCATGTCAGACTGAAGTGGTTGAGGTGAAATGACCGCGTGGAAAAAGCTGTGGGAGTCTGAATGAACTGCTTTCATAGTCGCCCCTTCTAAGAGGAATGCGCTCAAAGATTTGGTCACTCTTTCACTGGCCCTGAAATCGGAGCAAGCTTAAaatcttttctttccctttctatTGGTCCTTTTTAAAAACCATGTGTTTGAGCCAATGAAAGAGTCAAATGAGACACGTAATGGTTCGACATGAACTTGGAACTGGTCGAAAAGTGAGGTTTCAGCATTCTGTCTGCATGCCTTCTGCATCTTGTACTTTATGCATGATAAATGATAGGCAACGCTCTTCTCAAGGTTAGTACATCGTTCACATTTGTCTCATTGACCATTTGGCAGCACAGATGGTCTTACTTTGTAAATACTGCCACTTTACATGCCAGGTTGTAAGTTGGCTCTGCCCGTTAAAAGAggtttccttcttctttttatcttaATACAGCCACTAGGTCTTTGGTGTCCTTTGCTTGTATTGCATGAGCCTGATGTTAAGGGGTGACTTCTGGACAATGTACGAAGATGTTCATAAATGGCAATGTTTAAATCTTATTGAAGTTTTACTAAATGGACCATACAGTAGTCTGTGTAGTGATATACAGTAATGTCTTTCAtagaacacaaacaatgtgtgTGGAATTGCAGGATAAATGATGTGCTAAGGATTTAGCTTTGTCATTCATTGTCAGAATCAGGTGGGCATGCTTTACTTCATGTTCCGTTGGTTTTTGATTATAACTTAGTTGGTATCCTGTTGCAGAGGATGTTGCTTTCTAACATTTTCTACCGTCATCTGTGGGGAGGCGGGGTGGCATGTGGTGCTCAAACCAGTAACTGACATTTAATGTCCTGCTATCACCTgacttctgtttttctttgcccTGCATTGATCGTTTGCTGCTGTCCAGATGACGACTCAGGAGCTGCTCCTTTGTAAGTATTGTTAGCAGCTCCGTATCTTGATTGCCACTAAGAGTCagtctttttaatttatttttttattaacaaaactcatgttttcactgtttttttcaggAAGAGCAATTCTAATGCAAATCACAAAGACAAGAATGTGAGGCAAAGGAATTCTAATTAGAAGCTGAGAAAGGTGGGTGAAACTTAAGTTCTTCTTGAACTTTTAACTTCCTCTACTCAAACCGTAAAACGACGataaaccaattttcttttaaatctgaaTATAAGACAAACGTTTCaagacattcatttttcattcgtgcaacttttttttctagatGGACATCCAGATGGCAGTCCAGGATTTAGCTGTCGTGTGGCACATTATACTGTGCGCCCCGcaattttaatttactttttgtgcttgggtgttaaatgttttaagaaaCTGTGTGATTTCCTCTAATTTCTTTCTTCTATATGCTTCTCCACGTTGTGCAGCCATGGAACATAGTGTGCAGTCATTTTCTGCTCGAGGCCGCAGGGCAAATATTGCTCGCATTTAATAGCAGTGTGTGTTCAACGTAAAATCATTAGACGATTCGAGTGAGGAATGGcacgtttttcttttcatactgATGCTTCCTACACTGACCTCGCAGTTGTCGGCCTTTGCTTTTATATTTTCCAATTTGGGATGGTGGCTTGTTAAGCAGCACAAGTTCTGTTCAGAGCATCTGAAACATTTTTGATCCTGATGCATAACTGCCATTCTTTTAGAAACTACTGGAGAGCATTTGACCTGTCCCACACCCCCGCCCTCCTCCCTTGGCAGTTTTATACTTACGAGCACCACTTCACTTTTGTGTGCAACTGTGACACTTTAAAAGTTcaattttgtccttttttttttaaaaatcaagcttttatttctttttcctgttcACATATTTTAAACCAAGGTTTTAGTTACCAATATCTTTGTTGCCAATATCACATCCtgagtaaaaaatatattgtgaaGGACCAAGTGCAGAGGATGCAACATGTTTCTGTTGATTGCAACTTGAATATTATTAATTTAGTACAGGTGATAAACCTTTTTaataagatgtttttctttctcaatgTGATCTGAGACGTTTGTGTGCAATTGGACCGTCATCTCTGTTCCCTTTTACTGTGTAGATATTCAGAAGCCATATGTTCATTTAGCCTGATGAGTGTTGTGATTTGATGTCACCGTTTCAATTATACAGATAAAGACTTAGCCAGAGTTGTGTAAATTGTTGTACCATCCAAGTACATGGAACGCCACCCATTGTACAACTTTCACAAACTGAATAAAGATATTtgatttaacatgtttgtttactttacttttcttcAACTCAAAGGTTGACTTAGAATAGCAGGTCAAGAGAAACTGTATACAAGGACCAAATGGCTGCACAGAAGACCCACGGCATTGTTTGTAGAATTCACTGTCCTGCTAACAAATGATGTCCGTGCATAAAGGAAGAACTCTTAACAAGATGCTGTTGCTACAAGTTGAACATGTATTGAGACAAAATCATCATCCAAGTGCCTTCCACCTTTTAGATCTGAACTTGAGAATACACAAAGAAAGTGCTTCACAAGAACGTTTGTTCGGTGTTTGTCAACCCCTACCTTATTGAAATGTCAACCAGCATTATTACACATGTGAAGCTAAGAACTACACTGTGTTGGACTTAAACATGCTCAAATCCATTTCTTTAAGCTTTGAACTATCTTAAAATGGCCCAAAACATGCTTTCTTATTGTCTCTCTTATAATGCACATGTTCTAGTTTCAACACACTTcctaaaagctaaaagaaagCATGGTTTGTAACCCCCTTAATCAACAAAACTACGAATGTCTTATCTTTTGTGCTTCCTTGCTCTTTAAAAGAGGGTTATCTTTAGAAATGATTAAATGTAACTTGGGTTTATGAAAGCCTAAACGATTGCCCCATTGGAATATGTTAAGCTGCAGCAGAATAGTTAAGGAAAGTAAGACTGGAGCAAAAATATACCTAATACACAGTTATGGTCCTGAAATGGTGGTTTACGGTGTCTCAGTCAGTGGGGTAGAAAAAGCTTAGGGATCCTCTAAGAGCTCGTAAGtgtagtgtgtatatttctgcACAAGGTGGAGCCATTTAACCAAGAATATGGGACCCCGTCCATGTTGGCAGACAATCAACCGGCCGACACTGTCGATCCAGCCTCTCAGTGAGGAAGCCTACGTGTGGTGTCACTATGGATCATCAACCATGGCCGTATAGGTTATGGCTGATGGaagggctgggtgatatggaggAATCAGATATGAtgttcttgaccaaataccgcaatgtagatattgtagggttgactaatGGTACcttcacaaaacattttaaaacaattagatttttgataaataatcatcagtaggCCTAATCTGGATATAACCATGAAGTACTAAAAAGCAAATGGTCAACCAGAACAATTAAGTTTAGAAAAGGACCTCACTTTAGTCTTTAAACCTATGAAAAGACCACATTTCCCACATTAGCCCACGATATTCAACAAGATATCTAGTGTCATATCGCGATATCGaaatgatattgatatattgtcCAGCCTTGGTCTACGAGATCAACTGTGGATGACAAACCATGAAGAACTTGGTGGTTTCTTGTGAGCTCCATCTGTCGCCTGTGCCCTTGCTCCCATCAGGTGGTTTTGTCTGTGtatttaataatatatgtattcatttatgtATTAGATAGTTTTGTGACGCTGCCAGCTTCTTCTGTTCACGTAGTTTCTTCAATATAATGTACATGTAGCCTATGTGTTTTCAGCCTAAAGGTAATGCTGTCGTCTctctccacacaaacacacacgcagacacacacaataacagcaGCCAGGTTGCAGCCATAGCAACGCCACCGGTGCGCTGTTATCCTAAAGTGGCGTGTGTGGTAAGCAgagggctgctgctgctttgaACTCCACTTTCCTTTTTCCGCCGCCGCCCAGTCTCACCAGGTTCAAGGTACGGGGAgtgtctgtcttgtgtctgttctGCCTGTGATGGACGAGGCGGAGGACAGCGATGAGGAGCCAAAATTCCAGCAGCCTCGACCACCTCATGTGACCAGTTTGTCCGGACGCGCGGATCATAGGAGCAGCGGAGGAACCAAGATGAAGAAATTTACGCCCGGAGGCGGAGCCGCGTCCATTGCGCGCAAAAACTCCAACATCAATGAGCTGTGGCTCCTGCAAGACGAGGATTCCGCACCTGTCCGTGCCAGTGGCAGCACGGCCTCCGCTCTGTTGTGCCGGAGGGAGGCTGCTGGGGGGGACACAGTTCCAGAGACAGGCGTGATAGCAGAGGGAGCCATCGGTATGATATGCAACAAAAACGGAGACTGTAGACGGGACCCAGACAGTTCAGGgagcctctcctctctcatctcAAGGCAGGAGAAGCAGACAGGTGGAGTAGTAGCTGCCGAAGACGGAAAGGGGCAGTCTGCAATCATGGACGGCTCTATCACTTCAGCGGGGTCCGTGACACAGGGGCCGTGCGCCGAGGTCAAGACGATGGAGAAAAAAGACTCCAGAGTTTCCTTCTCCAACGCCCCAGCTGGTAAAGGGCGGACTCCGAGTCAGCAGTCGAGAAATTCTGTCACATTTACCAAAGCTGAGGATGGCTCTCAGATAGTGCCGGATGATGACGACTTCAGGGGAAATCAGACATATATGCAGCGGCAGTTTAGTTCCATGCTTCAGCCCGGAGTTAACAAATTCTCCCTGCGCATGTTTGGCAGCCAGAAGGCAGTGGAGAAAGAACAAGAGCGCGTAAAGTCAGCGGGTAATTGGATTATCCACCCATACAGCGACTTCAGGTATGGGTCAAATTCAGTTATGGTCACAATCAGTAGCCTACATACTCATATATTGAGCTGCATGAAAGATATGGTAGTAACACACCTCCTGGCACTGTTTTCACATATCAACTTTACATGAGAAAAGACCAAGAAAATAGTATTCAAAATATGCAGGTGTTCATTCAGTTATTTATAAAGGCACTTATGTAATGTCCACCTAGACAGCACTTAAGCTGTAGCCaagatggaaataaataaagataaagattaataattcaattttttattagATATTTACACCTATATTTTCCATTTAGCTTAAAAAATATCTTAGGGAAAAACTTGAAAATTAGGGGAGAATCTGATCCATCATGAGGACTGAGgattaaaaccaaaacaattaaaatattatgaTGAGTGCAATATGACACAATGTATTTGTaacaaaaaagcataaaaaaaaagcatgttgttTCATGAGTTTTGCATTAAAGATGAACTTGGCTTGAAGTTGGGAAAGTTCCATCATCATGTTGGAATGCGTCTGAACATCTGTATCAGCACCAAGGACAGCTCCTCCAAGTCGCTCAAGTGTAAAAC
This sequence is a window from Etheostoma cragini isolate CJK2018 chromosome 9, CSU_Ecrag_1.0, whole genome shotgun sequence. Protein-coding genes within it:
- the bsg gene encoding basigin isoform X1, coding for MKLLWAISALLLSCLRANASTAGFIKSPLSQTKLISDSAELHCEVIGNPIPELQWWFIEGEEPNETFTQLSDGARDDRVQINATYIAHATSTIHLTSLTFNDSGTYECRASNDPDRNELKKMPKIKWIRSQANVIVIEYPIIIAQPSEVSNQTSAVLSCNLTDSSLPIKGSQWTHNGKLIESSKSVSVSPYTVLRLDRITYTSGGLYECVFLTDPEVKLLIEVKTLPHVAAYKHSEHGNEKDKGVLICLSNGYPLPTDWTWFKEQDGHQIPIVNGTGGKYEIKSTPNKTTLVIEDLNIEQDIGDYICSGTNELGTSTDRIHLRVRSRLAALWPFLGIVAEVIILVTIIFIYEKRRKPDEVTDDDDSGAAPLKSNSNANHKDKNVRQRNSN